One window of Triticum dicoccoides isolate Atlit2015 ecotype Zavitan chromosome 5A, WEW_v2.0, whole genome shotgun sequence genomic DNA carries:
- the LOC119303984 gene encoding ubiquitin domain-containing protein DSK2a-like isoform X2 translates to MGGAGGEPAGAAAAAQATLHIRGTSGNKFAVRADLGATVGEFKAVVAESCDVPAPQQRLIYKGRILKDDQTLASYGVEADHTIHMVRGAAPPPTSAAPSAANLGTSTTTPANTPPAGLGGLFQGLGSTGTAGSGAFGLSGSGLPGLEQMQQQLTENPNLMREVLNTPAMQNIMNSPDLIRDLIMNNPQMRELVDRNPDLAHVLNDPSILRQTVEAARNPELMREMMRNTDRAMSNIESSPEGFNMLRRMYETVQEPFMNATTMAGEGDTNANPFAALLGNQGSNQARDPTGDAPTTAPAPNTNPLPNPWGANAGAAQGAARPSAAARSATSGGLGGLGSADLGSMLGGGSDASLLNQVLQNPAMMQMMQNIMSNPQTMNQLLNMNPNVRNMMESNTQMREMFQNPEFLRQLTSPETLQQLASFQQALTSQLGQQAAGQERTQAGTTPGNVNLNSLMSMFSGLGAGGGLGGVPNIPTVPPEERYATQLAQLQEMGFFDPQENIRALLATNGNVHAAVERLLGNFGQ, encoded by the exons ATGGGCGGGGCGGGCGGCGAGCCCGCGGGAGCGGCCGCGGCCGCGCAGGCGACGCTGCACATCCGCGGCACCAGCGGGAACAAGTTCGCGGTGCGGGCCGACCTGGGCGCCACCGTCGGGGAGTTCAAGGCGGTCGTCGCCGAGAGCTGCGACGTGCCCGCGCCGCAGCAGCGGCTGATCTACAAGGGCCGGATCTTGAAGGACGACCAAACCCTAGCCAGCTACG GTGTGGAGGCCGATCACACCATCCATATGGTGCGTGGTGCTGCACCACCACCAACATCGGCTGCCCCGTCTGCAGCCAACCTTGGGACTTCAACTACGACTCCTGCAAATACCCCGCCAGCTGGTCTTGGAGGCTTGTTTCAAGGTCTTGGTAGTACAGGAACTGCTGGCAGTGGAGCTTTTGGTTTATCTGGCTCTGGCCTTCCAGGATTAGAGCAGATGCAACAACAGTTAACTGAGAATCCCAACTTAATGAGAGAAGTATTGAATACACCAGCCATGCAAAACATAATGAATAGCCCTGATCTGATACGCGATTTAATTATGAACAATCCTCAAATGCGTGAGCTCGTCGACCGTAATCCGGATCTGGCACATGTCCTGAATGATCCAAGCATTCTCCGCCAAACTGTTGAAGCAGCTAGGAATCCTGAACTTATGAGAGAGATGATGCGGAACACAGATAGAGCCATGAGCAACATTGAATCTTCTCCAGAAGGGTTTAATATGCTGCGCCGCATGTATGAAACTGTTCAAGAGCCATTTATGAATGCAACCACAATGGCTGGGGAGGGCGacacaaatgcaaacccatttgcaGCTCTTCTAGGAAACCAGGGGTCTAACCAAGCCAGAGATCCAACTGGAGATGCACCAACTACTGCTCCTGCTCCAAATACTAATCCACTCCCAAATCCCTGGGGTGCAAATG CTGGGGCTGCACAAGGAGCAGCAAGGCCTTCTGCTGCTGCAAGGAGTGCCACAAGCGGTGGCCTAGGAGGGTTGGGTTCTGCAGATTTGGGAAGTATGCTGGGTGGTGGCTCTGATGCTTCCTTATTGAACCAGGTTTTACAAAACCCTGCCATGATGCAAATGATGCAAAACATTATGTCTAATCCTCAGACCATGAATCAG TTGCTCAACATGAACCCGAATGTACGTAACATGATGGAATCAAATACCCAAATGAGAGAAATGTTTCAGAATCCAGAATTTCTTCGCCAGTTGACATCTCCTGAAACATTGCAG CAATTAGCTTCATTCCAGCAGGCATTGACGTCACAGCTTGGTCAACAAGCTGCTGGCCA GGAGCGGACCCAAGCGGGCACTACTCCAG GCAACGTTAACCTCAACAGCTTGATGAGCATGTTCAGTGGGCTTGGAGCTGGCGGTGGCCTGGGTGGTGTCCCAAATATCCCGACTG TGCCACCGGAAGAGCGCTACGCGACACAGCTAGCTCAACTCCAAGAAATGGGTTTCTTCGACCCACAGGAGAACATCCGGGCGCTGTTGGCTACCAATGGGAATGTCCATGCGGCGGTGGAGCGCCTTCTTGGGAACTTTGGGCAATAG
- the LOC119303984 gene encoding ubiquitin domain-containing protein DSK2a-like isoform X1, with translation MGGGEGEVGSEPAGAASDVAALVPLYIRDTRGNDFSVWADLGDTVGEFKVDFARTCNVPAPRQRLIYKGRILKDDRTLASYGVEADHTIHMVRGAAPPPTSAAPSAANLGTSTTTPANTPPAGLGGLFQGLGSTGTAGSGAFGLSGSGLPGLEQMQQQLTENPNLMREVLNTPAMQNIMNSPDLIRDLIMNNPQMRELVDRNPDLAHVLNDPSILRQTVEAARNPELMREMMRNTDRAMSNIESSPEGFNMLRRMYETVQEPFMNATTMAGEGDTNANPFAALLGNQGSNQARDPTGDAPTTAPAPNTNPLPNPWGANAGAAQGAARPSAAARSATSGGLGGLGSADLGSMLGGGSDASLLNQVLQNPAMMQMMQNIMSNPQTMNQLLNMNPNVRNMMESNTQMREMFQNPEFLRQLTSPETLQQLASFQQALTSQLGQQAAGQERTQAGTTPGNVNLNSLMSMFSGLGAGGGLGGVPNIPTVPPEERYATQLAQLQEMGFFDPQENIRALLATNGNVHAAVERLLGNFGQ, from the exons atgggcggcggcgagggcgaggtgGGCAGCGAGCCTGCGGGAGCGGCCTCAGATGTGGCCGCGCTGGTACCGCTGTACATCCGGGACACTAGGGGGAACGATTTCTCGGTGTGGGCCGACCTGGGCGACACCGTCGGGGAGTTCAAGGTGGACTTCGCCAGGACCTGCAACGTGCCGGCGCCGCGGCAGCGGCTGATTTACAAGGGCCGGATCTTGAAGGACGACCGGACCCTAGCCAGCTACG GTGTGGAGGCCGATCACACCATCCATATGGTGCGTGGTGCTGCACCACCACCAACATCGGCTGCCCCGTCTGCAGCCAACCTTGGGACTTCAACTACGACTCCTGCAAATACCCCGCCAGCTGGTCTTGGAGGCTTGTTTCAAGGTCTTGGTAGTACAGGAACTGCTGGCAGTGGAGCTTTTGGTTTATCTGGCTCTGGCCTTCCAGGATTAGAGCAGATGCAACAACAGTTAACTGAGAATCCCAACTTAATGAGAGAAGTATTGAATACACCAGCCATGCAAAACATAATGAATAGCCCTGATCTGATACGCGATTTAATTATGAACAATCCTCAAATGCGTGAGCTCGTCGACCGTAATCCGGATCTGGCACATGTCCTGAATGATCCAAGCATTCTCCGCCAAACTGTTGAAGCAGCTAGGAATCCTGAACTTATGAGAGAGATGATGCGGAACACAGATAGAGCCATGAGCAACATTGAATCTTCTCCAGAAGGGTTTAATATGCTGCGCCGCATGTATGAAACTGTTCAAGAGCCATTTATGAATGCAACCACAATGGCTGGGGAGGGCGacacaaatgcaaacccatttgcaGCTCTTCTAGGAAACCAGGGGTCTAACCAAGCCAGAGATCCAACTGGAGATGCACCAACTACTGCTCCTGCTCCAAATACTAATCCACTCCCAAATCCCTGGGGTGCAAATG CTGGGGCTGCACAAGGAGCAGCAAGGCCTTCTGCTGCTGCAAGGAGTGCCACAAGCGGTGGCCTAGGAGGGTTGGGTTCTGCAGATTTGGGAAGTATGCTGGGTGGTGGCTCTGATGCTTCCTTATTGAACCAGGTTTTACAAAACCCTGCCATGATGCAAATGATGCAAAACATTATGTCTAATCCTCAGACCATGAATCAG TTGCTCAACATGAACCCGAATGTACGTAACATGATGGAATCAAATACCCAAATGAGAGAAATGTTTCAGAATCCAGAATTTCTTCGCCAGTTGACATCTCCTGAAACATTGCAG CAATTAGCTTCATTCCAGCAGGCATTGACGTCACAGCTTGGTCAACAAGCTGCTGGCCA GGAGCGGACCCAAGCGGGCACTACTCCAG GCAACGTTAACCTCAACAGCTTGATGAGCATGTTCAGTGGGCTTGGAGCTGGCGGTGGCCTGGGTGGTGTCCCAAATATCCCGACTG TGCCACCGGAAGAGCGCTACGCGACACAGCTAGCTCAACTCCAAGAAATGGGTTTCTTCGACCCACAGGAGAACATCCGGGCGCTGTTGGCTACCAATGGGAATGTCCATGCGGCGGTGGAGCGCCTTCTTGGGAACTTTGGGCAATAG